Proteins from a single region of Macrobrachium nipponense isolate FS-2020 chromosome 11, ASM1510439v2, whole genome shotgun sequence:
- the LOC135205647 gene encoding techylectin-5A-like isoform X1 — protein sequence MMFMMQWKIALAVTMVLILNFEKVSAFPKSQILWFDVGPQIRNCRDVQRQGNSTSGIYMIFPYKCCPDVPLQVFCDMETDGGGWTVIQRRADIEPREDFYRTWMEYALGFGNLKGEFWLGNDNIHALTDQTLNEIRFDLADFKDNKRWANYKFFYVHDRSSSYKLEVVEYSGDAGDSFTSHSGMKFSARDIDNDIHPPDSCSVMYKGAWWYRVCHESNLNGKYLSGNHTSFADGVNWHAWLGHYYSLKKTEMKIRPVY from the exons at GATGTTCATGATGCAATGGAAAATTGCCTTAGCAGTGACAATGGTATTAATCTTGAATTTCGAGAAGGTTTCTGCTTTCCCAAAATCTCAGATTCTATGGTTTGACGTCGGACCACAAATTCGTAACTGCCGAGATGTACAAAGACAAGGCAACTCCACTAGTGGAATCTACATGATTTTCCCATACAAATGTTGTCCTGATGTCCcccttcag GTCTTCTGTGACATGGAGACAGATGGTGGTGGATGGACTGTTATTCAACGTAGGGCTGACATTGAACCCAGAGAAGACTTCTATCGTACCTGGATGGAATATGCCCTTGGCTTTGGTAACCTGAAGGGAGAATTCTGGTTAGGAAATGACAACATCCACGCCTTAACGGATCAGACACTGAATGAAATAAGATTTGATTTAGCTGACTTTAAGGACAATAAACGATGGGCCAATTACAAGTTTTTCTATGTCCACGACCGAAGTTCATCTTATAAACTGGAGGTTGTGGAATATAGTGGAGATGCTGGTGATTCCTTTACAAGCCACAGTGGAATGAAGTTTTCGGCCAGGGACATCGATAACGATATACATCCTCCAGATAGCTGTTCAGTTAT GTACAAAGGGGCCTGGTGGTACAGGGTCTGTCATGAATCAAACCTTAATGGGAAGTATCTCTCTGGAAACCACACATCCTTTGCCGATGGGGTAAACTGGCACGCATGGCTTGGTCATTATTACTCTCTTAAGAAGACAGAGATGAAAATTAGACCTGTTTATTAA